atggtatatcagaccgtaatACATGTAACATATaactatgacaaaacatgtatttttacagctctaattacattggtaaccagtttatgatCGCaacaaggcacctcaggggtttgtggtatatgaccaatataccacggctaagggctgtgtccaggcactccacctTTTGTCATTTGTAAGaatagcccttagctgtggtatattggccttattgcttaatttgAAATTATACCTCCcgaatggcgcagcggtctaaggcactgcatttcggtgcaagaggtgtcactaccaGTTCCTGGTTCGAATGTATGTATCACATCCGGCACACAATTGGTCTAGCAtcgtccggggtaggccatcattgtaaataagaatttgttcttaactgacttgcctagttaaataaaaggtaaaaaaaaaaaaaataaatcagTACCTGTAACTCTCTCGAACACATTTATCTGCTGCTACGAAGTCATTTCTGTGAAGGTGGACTAGCACTTGGGCACTGGTTTTCTGGAGATAAGCAAATACACAGGCAACAATTTGGTTTCAACACAGTCAATTTTCTTAATCAGGTTAAATAAGTAAAACGCACCTTAAAACACGTTGGGTAATTCTCTATTTCTTTATACATGTTCTTCTCCTTCTGAAGCGACACTGCTGCTTCATCAAGCCTGATGGACAAAAACACAGTTAGCGGGTAGGGAATGAGTAGGACATGTAGAAAAATCTGTAAAGCAAGTGAGAATTTACTTGTGTTGCCTGACGAGCAGTCTTGATGATTTCCCCAGCATCTCCACAGCTTGACGTAGACGGTCCTCGTTCTGCAGAAATATGCATTCACCATATCAATACTGCTTCAATTGATTTCATCACATTACCGTTACAACATTATAACGTATTCAATATAAAATGGGACTGTGTTAATATTGCCATGTAATAAGTGCCATGCAATAAGTGAGATCCCTACAAATGTGACCCTGAACCGAGGTAGTGGCATGGAAGGAACACAATGATTTCTGGTCTTCCATAGTATTAAATATTGAACTCATATAGCTGTACCTCAAACACCGATGCAGCTTTCTGGTACAGATCCACTGCTTTTGCTAGATCCTGTGATTCGATTAGCCTACAAAAAAAAGAAAGGTACGCCTTTATCTTAAACAAGGACTAAAAACAAGTATCAGCATCATCAATACGTTTAGTGACATGCCAATGATGACAGGGAATTACTTTCTAGAGCCCATCTATGATGATCAATATTGGCTACGTACTTTCCAGCTCTGTCGAGGGCCAAGGCTGCAGTGTCTGGTGTGCCGTTCTCTACATACATCATGCTTGCTCTCTCAATGTACTGGATAGCCTCTGGTATCCTCTGCATGTCCTGGAGAGAAACACATGTCTGTCAATGATTAGCTTCAGTAAATAGTTAATAGTAAAACTAAAACAGTAGTCATGTGTCAAATGTCTGACTAACAACAATGGCTTTAATCTTGAAGTGGGCAACTAAAGAGTTAAAACTATGGAATAAAAATAACAGCAAATTTGATCCGACGTCTGATAAATGTATGAGTGTAGATACTGTTTCACATTAACACTAACCTTAAGCATCATACCAGCTGCTTCAAGTGCTCTGCAACAGAAATGTCTCCTTAGCAACATCCAATACAGACAAAAGTAGACCAACCAGTGTCAATTGTACATCATCTGGACTCTATGAATAGCATTACGTGAGACAGCTCTTTCATACTCACTTGGCAGCATGGAATAGTCTGAACATTTAGTTAAGTTAAAGAAAATATTGATGTTTATATGAGATTTGTAGTCAATGTTGTTCAAATGTAGCATATAAAATCCCTACATTAACTGTCAAACAACCCTGTGAAAGTAGTCTCCCTAGGCAGACCCACATTAACAATGCCCTAGGTCTGAGATTTCCAAGACTACTGCGAAAGCATTCATGGTTGTTAAAATTGTGTGATAAGCCTAGCCCGCTATAGGAAGTGAGCATTGAAAGGATACGTTTTGTTGTTAGTATGGGCTTCTGCCTCTTGAAGGTATGCCTCCTTCGCTTCTTCAAGCATCTTGGCATTTTTAAAGGCAACAGCTGGAAGATGAAGGAGGGAATGCTTCATTATGCATTTATAATTAAGAAATAAcgccagagggggtgtggtatatggccaatataccacagctatgggctgttcttacgttcgacacaacgcagagtgcctggacacagcccttagctgtggtatattagccaggggcgcaactttctCTGGGGACATGTCCCCCACACATTCTGAAATTGTATATTAGCCAGGGGCGcaacattctgaaattgcatttttttgccccccccccccccagtgttatcattggaatgtgatacaaaacaaagcaacggtgtgctttaggaccatgtggaTGCCTCCGAGTGGTCAGGTAGGCTATTTGCAGTGTTTATCCGACTGGGTAAAAATgttttataataataattatgccccccccacttctaaaaccaaagttgcacccctAATATCAGCCAtgtatcacaaacccccgaggtgccttattgctattataatctGGTTATCAATTTAATTAG
The nucleotide sequence above comes from Oncorhynchus masou masou isolate Uvic2021 unplaced genomic scaffold, UVic_Omas_1.1 unplaced_scaffold_3___fragment_6___debris, whole genome shotgun sequence. Encoded proteins:
- the LOC135538930 gene encoding gamma-soluble NSF attachment protein-like, whose product is MAAKINEAHDHIAKAEKYLRTSFMKWKPDYDSAASEYSKAAVAFKNAKMLEEAKEAYLQEAEAHTNNKTLFHAAKALEAAGMMLKDMQRIPEAIQYIERASMMYVENGTPDTAALALDRAGKLIESQDLAKAVDLYQKAASVFENEDRLRQAVEMLGKSSRLLVRQHKLDEAAVSLQKEKNMYKEIENYPTCFKKTSAQVLVHLHRNDFVAADKCVRESYSLPGFSGSEDCIALEQLLQGYDEQDEDQVHRVCNSPLFKYMDNDYAKLSVSLRVPGGGKKKKVPAADAAEGGAGAGEADEDEYAGGLC